The following nucleotide sequence is from Clupea harengus chromosome 17, Ch_v2.0.2, whole genome shotgun sequence.
TTGTCTATAACCATTATTGACTTCATGAGAGTGGAAGGTCAATCTTTCTGAAAATGCAAGTACGACCAACACCTTGTCTGCCTCCTCAGACATTGTGCAATGAATTTCTCAGCTTACCGAAACAGGTGCTATGATTTGGGTCCAGTGCATACTGAACACCTCTTGGGTTTAGTTTTCACAGCAGAGAAAAACTAGTCTTAACAGCTATGGAACTACAAGAAAGCCCAAAAATGCTGAACAGAGAACTTTGTGCCCGTTCACTGTTCCTAGGGTAGtttctgtgttgtctttctGAACTGTTCAGGAGTAGGTTCCAGGTTTTGAAATTTGCAAATGGGTGTCATGGTTGCCCATTAAAACTGGGTTACTATAGTAACCCTTTTATATTTTTAAACTAAAGGGTGTGCTCATTTACTTAAAGTACCTTTTCCACCATCTGTGTTCTCAAGAAGGGCAGTGTTCTTGAATGGTTCCCCTTGAATACAATACAGATCCAAAAGGTTTTTAGAAAAGTTAGATGATTAAAGTTAGAAGTGTCTTCACTGTTTAAGATTCCTTGTTCTTTAGTTGAGGAAACAAGGTTGTCTAACTAAGTGCACCAATCTACAATCTATAACTTTTAAAGGTATTGCTAGTGCACTTTAATCAAGAAACGTAATGGACTGAGGCATTGTGGTATAAATTCAGCTCTACACTTCTGGGTATAGGTTGCCTCATCCTGTTCCTCTACCATTTGATGTCTTCAGCATTTGTTGTGCTGCTGGCTATGCAGCCAAGGTGACCTAGCAAAGGCAGTAGTTTCTCATAGCTAGCCAGCATTTTCATATTACCAGGTGAAGGAATACTCTTCTCCTTTGAGTTTGAGCTGTCAATTTAATACGAATAGATCTCCTCAAAACCGCAACTGGGTAAGGGGCAGTAAATATTGacaaaatgaaaatgctttTGGACATCATTATGATGTAAATTGATGCGTGATAAATAGTGCCCCCTAGTGACACTGAGCAGTTTACACACTTGTAAGTGCAAACAGCtgcctccagccaatcaacccACAATTAGCAGCAGTGGTTATAAAGAGGCAGACCTGGCACTCAGTGAGATTCAGTGAGGTTGAATGGTTCAGCTGGATATGCATGGGGTGGTCATGGTGTTCAACAACATGAGGTGAATATTGTTAAAACTGTTTTTCCAGTAGCtctgcattttgcattttaaagTGCTCTAAATCTGGTtaataacattttaacatttgaTTTTCAGGCTTTCGTTGATTTGTCTCCTACTCTTGGTTGAGAGATGGAATTTGCTTCATTATGGTGAAATCTCATTCAATTTGTCATTTCACATTTGTAGTTGAATGTTATCCGGACTTCTCCTACACTTTCAGCTAAAGTTTCATTTCATAGTGTTGGTGTTCTGCCAATGTTGTAgaatgattttgtttgtttttcaggagCACTTGCAAATCCATACCATCATGAATATGGAAAGTATGAGGATGGGTCTACAGCTAGTACAGGTAGTGGCTCTGAGCTTCATTACCCTGGAAGATATACTGGACTTGACCTGGAATTCGAAAGCCATCAACCCAATCTGGCTAGCCATCAACTATCCTCCACAGAAGGTGTCAACAGTGCGCAGTTCAAGATGTCACTAAGCAATGAACTGCCTGAGCGCCATCAAAACCCTGTGAGCAGTTCTACAAGCTTCTATCGCTCCTCAACGTTTCAACATCCATCCAGGAATCCTGAAACTGCACAAATTGCCCTTGTCTCCCCCAGGGAAAAAAGGATTCCCCAGGATTCCAGTCAAGGTATGAACAATATCTTTACGCCTGAACGTTCTGAATATGCTCGGTTTCGAAATGAAGCTGGTGGCTTTACCCAAAATGCACCAGGCAGTCTGTATCCCAGCAATCCTGTAAAGAACAGTGTCGGTGTTCCTACTGTGTATACAGTCCCTTACTTTTCTATCAATAGAAACTATCCTGATTATAAACAGCTTGAAAATAATCATTTGGCTCATCAGTCAACACCTCTCCCTGAACCTGGAAGACAATTGCCTGTTGATCCCATCACTAACCTCCGACATCCATCACCAAGTTTGTTCAGACTCAAAGACAATATGCAGAGCATGGCTTATGACTCCTCTCCACAAgacaccaacactcacacattcccaCATACTGGATATTATGAGCGTGGTTCTTTAAAGATTGATCACAGGCCAGATGACC
It contains:
- the LOC105889297 gene encoding uncharacterized protein LOC105889297 yields the protein MVQLDMHGVVMVFNNMRLSLICLLLLVERWNLLHYGALANPYHHEYGKYEDGSTASTGSGSELHYPGRYTGLDLEFESHQPNLASHQLSSTEGVNSAQFKMSLSNELPERHQNPVSSSTSFYRSSTFQHPSRNPETAQIALVSPREKRIPQDSSQGMNNIFTPERSEYARFRNEAGGFTQNAPGSLYPSNPVKNSVGVPTVYTVPYFSINRNYPDYKQLENNHLAHQSTPLPEPGRQLPVDPITNLRHPSPSLFRLKDNMQSMAYDSSPQDTNTHTFPHTGYYERGSLKIDHRPDDQVGGKWAVQRLVSSNSVPVQSASSWHDGGQRTNNERFGLSQMPPVQHGGSEFEMSYFPQRDNWPTADEGQVRELHPITEDMPSQNSQQEPPVVVNLPLAKNGDASSGSARGETDLHQSFKTRHKAMTDDKQLIQFRLKKRYLVRAFNHYEQGKLYQSHGSNDPTEMDIPSGGKTLRLQVHSDGNPSEWLQ